The Arcobacter sp. F155 genome includes a region encoding these proteins:
- a CDS encoding rhodanese-like domain-containing protein: MKKLILVFFLSIYSYAINPIMLPLKGVKVEHTYSNGKKENYTIERQDYKECLNLAVDVETFQSESLASSKVHKKCKKTFITTKGTIQPLFLHKDIKTFAELEVLEFIENKSSKKPENFILVDSRTKDWFNKGTIPSAVNIPYDELEYDEDFELEYERAFELLGVKIEDKNNYDFTNAKTALFFCNGSWCAQSPRAIKTLIKIGFPKEKILWYRGGIAAWVGVSLPLTDELK, encoded by the coding sequence ATGAAAAAGCTTATTCTTGTATTTTTTCTTTCTATTTATTCATATGCAATAAATCCTATAATGCTACCTCTTAAAGGTGTAAAAGTAGAACATACATACTCAAATGGTAAAAAAGAAAACTATACAATCGAAAGACAAGACTACAAAGAGTGTTTAAATCTTGCAGTGGATGTAGAAACTTTTCAAAGTGAAAGTTTAGCTTCATCAAAAGTTCACAAAAAGTGCAAAAAGACTTTTATTACTACAAAAGGAACAATTCAACCTCTTTTTTTACATAAAGATATCAAAACATTTGCAGAGCTTGAAGTATTAGAATTTATTGAAAACAAATCAAGTAAAAAACCTGAAAACTTTATTTTAGTAGATAGTAGAACAAAGGATTGGTTTAACAAAGGAACTATTCCAAGTGCTGTAAATATTCCATATGATGAGTTAGAGTATGATGAGGATTTTGAACTTGAATATGAAAGAGCCTTTGAACTTTTAGGGGTAAAAATAGAAGATAAAAACAACTATGATTTTACAAATGCCAAAACTGCTCTATTTTTTTGTAATGGTTCATGGTGTGCTCAGTCACCAAGAGCTATAAAAACACTTATAAAAATAGGTTTTCCAAAAGAAAAAATTCTTTGGTATAGAGGAGGAATTGCTGCATGGGTAGGAGTTTCCCTACCTCTTACAGATGAATTAAAATAG
- a CDS encoding SDR family NAD(P)-dependent oxidoreductase, with protein sequence MSKRVLVTGGNKGIGLKVVEKFLELDYEVITLARNYDNFPYKDNEKVKTIEYDLSDVDGLSALAKEVGDIDILINNAGYMQPKYTYNNYPKEAKEHIMNVDLHAPVELMNLFSEGMKKKGYGRIVNTASIAGQIGHPDVWYGIAKAGLINATKIYAKLLGSDGITVNCVAPSAAETDMQKDNDEARKAAFKAAVVTNRFAEPEEVAAAIFWLATDCPEYINGITIDINNCFYPR encoded by the coding sequence ATGTCTAAAAGAGTATTAGTAACTGGTGGAAATAAAGGAATAGGACTAAAGGTTGTAGAAAAGTTTTTAGAGCTTGATTATGAAGTTATTACACTAGCTAGAAACTATGATAACTTTCCGTATAAAGATAATGAAAAAGTAAAAACTATAGAGTATGATTTATCTGATGTAGATGGACTGAGTGCTTTAGCTAAAGAAGTAGGGGATATTGATATTTTGATTAACAATGCAGGTTATATGCAACCAAAATATACTTACAATAACTATCCAAAAGAAGCAAAAGAGCATATTATGAATGTAGATTTACATGCTCCTGTTGAGCTAATGAACTTATTTAGTGAAGGTATGAAGAAAAAAGGTTATGGAAGAATAGTAAATACAGCTTCAATCGCAGGACAAATAGGTCACCCTGATGTTTGGTATGGGATTGCAAAAGCAGGGCTTATAAATGCTACAAAAATTTATGCTAAGCTTTTAGGAAGTGATGGTATTACTGTAAATTGTGTTGCTCCAAGTGCAGCTGAAACAGATATGCAAAAAGATAATGATGAAGCTAGAAAAGCTGCATTTAAAGCAGCAGTTGTAACAAATAGATTTGCAGAACCTGAAGAAGTAGCAGCAGCTATTTTTTGGTTAGCAACTGATTGTCCAGAGTATATAAATGGAATTACAATTGATATAAACAATTGCTTTTATCCAAGATAG
- a CDS encoding dicarboxylate/amino acid:cation symporter has product MLKKLWFQVLLGMIFGVVLGLILSPSAFALVPEHIALNIAPWVALIGNIFLALIKMVVIPLVMSSIILGITSSQDMDTLKNLGIKIAPYFVFTTMVAVTIGIIISYVIMPGDFVSKEILNTISTATVAIKEVTTFNEISLPDLIVGLIPVNTAQANLDGNILAFVILAIFVGIALMNMKDEDSKPMLDLAKSFQAFSMTIVQWAMKLAPYAVFGLLCSITIKIGFDAIFSMSMYVFTVLLGLFSLLCFYLIIVYSVGKVKPLDFLSRIREVQLMAFSTSSSAAVMPLSMKTAEEQLNIPTPISKFVIPLGATINMDGTAIYQVIAALFLTQLFGVELSLVEVVVLALTTVGASIGAPSTPGVGIVILATILQGIGVPVEGIALILGVDRILDMCRTTINVTGDLTASIVMRRLTDYNPVGTKISKDLKSA; this is encoded by the coding sequence ATGTTGAAAAAACTTTGGTTTCAAGTTCTTCTTGGAATGATATTTGGTGTTGTTTTAGGTCTTATACTTTCACCTAGTGCTTTTGCATTAGTACCAGAACATATTGCACTGAATATTGCACCTTGGGTTGCATTAATAGGAAATATTTTTTTAGCTTTAATAAAAATGGTTGTAATTCCACTTGTTATGAGTTCAATAATTTTAGGAATAACAAGTTCCCAAGATATGGATACTTTAAAAAACTTAGGAATAAAAATTGCCCCATATTTTGTTTTTACTACTATGGTTGCTGTTACTATAGGAATTATTATTTCATATGTAATTATGCCAGGTGATTTTGTATCAAAAGAGATATTAAATACTATTTCAACTGCAACTGTTGCTATTAAAGAAGTAACTACATTTAATGAAATATCTTTACCTGATTTAATTGTTGGACTGATACCTGTAAATACAGCACAGGCAAATTTAGATGGAAATATTTTAGCCTTTGTAATCTTAGCAATTTTTGTAGGAATAGCTTTAATGAATATGAAAGATGAAGACTCTAAACCTATGCTAGACTTAGCAAAATCTTTTCAAGCATTTTCTATGACAATCGTTCAATGGGCCATGAAATTAGCTCCTTATGCAGTATTTGGTTTGTTATGTAGTATTACTATCAAAATAGGATTTGATGCAATTTTTTCTATGTCAATGTATGTATTTACAGTATTACTTGGACTTTTTTCTCTTTTATGTTTTTATCTGATTATTGTTTATAGTGTAGGGAAAGTAAAACCTTTAGATTTTTTAAGCCGAATTAGAGAAGTTCAGCTTATGGCTTTTTCTACTTCTTCATCAGCTGCTGTTATGCCTCTTTCTATGAAAACAGCAGAAGAACAATTAAATATACCAACTCCAATATCAAAATTTGTAATACCTCTTGGAGCTACAATTAACATGGATGGAACTGCAATTTATCAAGTTATAGCAGCACTATTTTTAACACAGCTTTTTGGTGTTGAGTTATCATTAGTAGAGGTTGTTGTTTTAGCTCTTACAACTGTTGGAGCTTCAATTGGAGCTCCAAGTACTCCTGGTGTTGGTATTGTAATCTTAGCAACTATTTTACAAGGAATTGGTGTACCAGTTGAGGGAATAGCTTTGATTTTAGGAGTTGATAGGATTTTAGATATGTGCAGAACAACTATAAATGTTACAGGAGACTTAACAGCTTCAATTGTAATGAGAAGATTGACGGACTACAATCCTGTAGGAACTAAGATATCTAAAGATTTAAAATCTGCATAA
- a CDS encoding APC family permease yields MSINLNTKKLNTFTLSGLIIGPILGSGIILLPPLIYNMVGSFSLIIWGTILILGFIFALIFGKLAILFPGEGGVSLATKEAMGKKYQLLTSFYLICAVFFGPVAVLIIAAKFIQNLFPDVSIELLAFFIYIITYLFLRSKVNFIGKMMLIVSSTITILFLLSSIVVLANVETYTFSLPTLSFNEFGYALLVVFWSIVGWEVIGNYSKEVEDTKTLTKSIIFSATIISIVYIFLTLAITLGEFPKDEEFKLVWLIEPLFGTYSSFILAVISVILCIGTLILFVGAVSRLVASLKLTSYTSAHSSNNVPVGALNVLSSLYIITLFLVYLDYITLDELVAYSDAFFIANALIGLVTAIILFEKGFLRTASIALSLVFFSILIFSNIIILSVIFILFILVFLKK; encoded by the coding sequence TTGAGCATTAATCTAAATACTAAAAAATTAAATACCTTTACCCTATCTGGACTAATTATTGGTCCTATTTTGGGTTCAGGAATAATCCTTCTGCCACCTCTTATTTATAATATGGTTGGTTCCTTTTCTCTTATTATTTGGGGAACTATTCTTATTTTAGGATTTATCTTTGCACTTATTTTTGGAAAACTTGCAATTCTTTTTCCAGGAGAAGGTGGAGTAAGTTTAGCTACAAAAGAAGCCATGGGAAAAAAGTATCAATTACTTACTTCCTTTTATCTTATTTGTGCAGTTTTTTTTGGTCCAGTTGCTGTACTAATTATTGCTGCAAAGTTTATACAAAATCTTTTTCCAGATGTTAGTATTGAGCTTCTAGCCTTCTTTATTTATATTATTACTTACCTCTTTTTACGTTCAAAGGTTAACTTTATTGGGAAAATGATGTTAATAGTTAGTTCAACTATTACGATTCTTTTTTTATTATCAAGTATTGTTGTTTTAGCAAATGTAGAAACCTATACTTTTTCATTACCAACTCTTAGTTTTAATGAATTTGGATATGCTTTATTAGTTGTATTTTGGTCGATAGTGGGATGGGAAGTAATTGGAAATTACTCTAAAGAAGTTGAAGATACAAAAACACTTACAAAATCAATTATTTTTTCTGCAACTATTATCTCTATAGTATATATCTTTTTAACTCTTGCAATTACACTTGGAGAGTTTCCCAAAGATGAAGAGTTTAAATTAGTTTGGCTTATTGAACCACTATTTGGAACATATTCAAGTTTTATTTTAGCTGTTATTTCAGTTATTCTTTGTATTGGTACTTTAATTTTATTTGTTGGAGCAGTTTCAAGATTAGTAGCCTCATTAAAACTAACTTCTTATACCTCAGCTCATTCAAGTAATAATGTTCCAGTAGGAGCTTTAAATGTATTGTCATCATTATATATTATCACTTTATTTTTAGTCTATTTAGACTATATAACTTTAGATGAACTTGTAGCTTATTCTGATGCATTTTTTATTGCAAATGCTCTAATAGGATTAGTTACTGCAATAATTCTTTTTGAAAAAGGTTTTTTAAGAACAGCTTCGATAGCTCTTAGTTTAGTATTTTTCTCTATATTAATCTTTTCAAATATAATTATTTTATCAGTAATATTTATTCTTTTCATTCTTGTATTTTTGAAAAAATAG
- a CDS encoding DMT family transporter — MTDSNKNIFYILMFFAMIGWGGSWVNVKVLSSYINEYDVMFFRYIITAVTMIPIMLVLRKSFKIDLKSFILVVVTSAILVAYMKYFYLGTKLGTASLGGAFVTTLIPINTFLILAIFGSKKIFKKDYFALALGALGVLTMLNVWSANLDEVFVIHNLYFILASILWPLLTITSSKATKISPIVFTFYMYIVSSFMAIFFMDFTTIAYDKFDSVFYINLFAITIFASTFANTIFFLGIEKLGAADVSSFIFLVPFAAITLSAIFLKENITISIIIGTIMTIIAVKILNNIKIYKKKKVEH; from the coding sequence ATGACAGATTCGAATAAAAATATATTTTATATCCTAATGTTCTTTGCCATGATTGGATGGGGTGGCTCTTGGGTAAATGTAAAAGTATTAAGCTCTTATATAAACGAATATGATGTTATGTTTTTTAGATACATTATTACAGCAGTTACTATGATTCCTATTATGCTAGTACTTAGAAAATCTTTTAAAATTGATTTAAAAAGTTTTATTTTAGTAGTTGTAACTTCAGCAATACTTGTTGCATATATGAAATACTTTTATTTAGGTACTAAACTAGGAACTGCAAGTTTAGGTGGAGCTTTTGTAACAACGCTTATTCCTATAAATACTTTCTTAATCCTTGCAATCTTTGGAAGTAAAAAGATATTCAAAAAAGACTATTTTGCTTTAGCTCTTGGTGCATTGGGTGTTTTAACTATGCTAAATGTTTGGAGTGCAAACCTTGACGAAGTTTTTGTAATTCACAACTTATATTTTATCTTAGCTTCTATTCTTTGGCCACTTCTTACAATAACTAGTTCAAAAGCTACAAAGATATCACCAATTGTTTTTACTTTTTATATGTATATAGTAAGTAGTTTTATGGCTATTTTCTTTATGGATTTTACTACAATTGCTTATGATAAATTTGATTCAGTATTTTATATAAATCTTTTTGCAATCACTATTTTTGCTTCAACTTTTGCGAATACTATTTTCTTTTTAGGAATAGAAAAACTTGGAGCTGCTGATGTTAGTAGTTTTATATTTTTAGTTCCTTTTGCTGCAATTACACTTAGTGCAATATTTTTAAAAGAAAATATCACTATTTCAATTATTATTGGGACAATTATGACTATAATTGCAGTGAAAATATTAAATAATATAAAAATTTATAAAAAGAAAAAAGTTGAGCATTAA
- a CDS encoding AraC family transcriptional regulator: protein MGKLLENILFENVKSSNDSFTKHYHDTYTVGLTYEGVLKSYNAYQSYNSYEYSIRINNPGEVHCGTSQEWSHVNFYPTIELVSNIYEQIFYEKKIPVFERHIVENRTLFIKLHNFFTAYFKDNNSMIIETLLIDALSQLILSNTLYTKEYKKIFEDKKIVKDTYEYIKDSIDTNFSLDTLASNVNLSKYHFLRLFKNEFGLTPHAFIVNERLNQANSLIKQGLSISEASVKVGFNDQSHFGRNFKKYFGYSPSYLKK from the coding sequence ATGGGCAAACTATTAGAAAACATACTTTTTGAGAATGTAAAGTCTTCAAATGATAGCTTTACAAAACATTATCATGATACATATACAGTAGGTCTTACCTATGAAGGTGTATTAAAATCATATAATGCCTATCAATCTTATAACTCATATGAATACTCAATTAGAATCAATAACCCAGGTGAAGTTCATTGTGGTACATCTCAAGAGTGGTCTCATGTAAATTTTTATCCAACTATTGAGTTAGTTTCAAATATCTACGAACAGATATTTTATGAAAAAAAGATTCCAGTATTTGAAAGACATATAGTTGAAAATCGAACACTATTTATAAAACTACATAACTTTTTTACAGCTTACTTTAAAGATAATAATTCAATGATAATAGAAACACTACTTATTGATGCTTTATCTCAATTAATACTTTCTAATACTTTATATACAAAAGAGTATAAAAAAATATTTGAAGATAAGAAAATAGTAAAAGATACATACGAGTATATAAAAGACTCAATAGACACAAACTTTTCCCTTGATACCCTTGCTTCCAATGTAAACCTAAGTAAGTATCATTTCCTAAGGCTTTTTAAAAATGAGTTTGGATTAACTCCCCATGCTTTTATAGTAAATGAAAGACTAAATCAAGCAAATAGTCTCATAAAACAAGGTTTATCTATAAGTGAAGCAAGCGTTAAAGTAGGATTTAATGACCAATCTCATTTTGGAAGAAACTTCAAAAAATATTTTGGATACTCACCTTCATATTTGAAAAAGTAA
- a CDS encoding SCO family protein, whose translation MKIFLKLGITFLVAAILISVLKPFVDDYQEEQKYNFTVNTIDGEVSKDDFKGKALAIYFGYTYCPDVCPTSLSSLSQALKSFDKEKTKDFTGLFISVDPDRDKLANLKEYAKYFHPNFIGATSNKENIDDITKRYETYYEKIDLDDSAMGYSVSHTSYIYLFDKDGKFSAKVDHFSDPSKIKESLEAILK comes from the coding sequence ATGAAAATATTTTTAAAACTAGGTATAACTTTTTTAGTTGCAGCAATTTTAATTTCTGTACTTAAACCTTTTGTAGATGATTATCAAGAAGAGCAAAAGTATAACTTCACAGTTAATACAATAGATGGTGAAGTATCAAAAGATGATTTTAAAGGAAAAGCCTTAGCTATCTACTTTGGATACACTTACTGCCCTGATGTTTGCCCAACTTCATTAAGCTCACTATCTCAAGCACTTAAATCTTTTGATAAAGAAAAAACAAAAGATTTTACAGGTTTATTTATAAGTGTAGACCCAGACAGAGACAAATTAGCAAACTTAAAAGAGTATGCAAAATACTTTCATCCAAACTTTATTGGTGCAACATCAAATAAAGAAAATATTGATGATATTACAAAAAGATATGAAACATATTATGAAAAAATAGATTTAGATGACTCTGCAATGGGTTATTCTGTTTCTCATACTTCTTATATCTATCTTTTTGATAAAGATGGAAAATTTAGTGCTAAAGTTGACCACTTCTCTGACCCAAGTAAAATCAAAGAGAGCTTAGAAGCTATTTTAAAATAG
- a CDS encoding copper chaperone PCu(A)C, which translates to MKKTLLGLLVAGSTLFASSIEVKDSYVRATPPGLPNSAAFMTVVNTSDKDVAIVKASSIVSKVVELHTHDMKDGVMKMYQVPKIDVASKSETVLKPGGFHIMLIGLYNPLKVGENVELTLELSNGETKTITATVKTVMGGMKHHGHKMNHGMKH; encoded by the coding sequence ATGAAAAAAACTCTACTTGGATTATTAGTAGCTGGTTCTACTTTATTTGCTTCATCTATTGAAGTAAAAGACTCTTATGTAAGAGCTACACCTCCAGGGTTACCAAACTCTGCTGCATTTATGACAGTTGTTAATACTAGTGATAAAGATGTTGCTATTGTTAAAGCATCATCAATAGTATCAAAAGTTGTTGAATTACATACTCATGATATGAAAGATGGTGTTATGAAAATGTATCAAGTTCCAAAAATTGATGTTGCTTCAAAATCTGAAACTGTTTTAAAACCAGGTGGTTTCCATATTATGTTAATTGGATTATATAATCCTTTAAAAGTGGGTGAAAATGTTGAGTTAACATTAGAACTATCTAATGGAGAAACAAAAACTATCACAGCTACTGTTAAAACTGTAATGGGTGGAATGAAACACCATGGGCACAAAATGAATCATGGAATGAAACACTAG
- the nhaA gene encoding Na+/H+ antiporter NhaA has product MIQPLITLEKFINKEALSGILLFVATVAAVIVANSSLGQAYYDLWHLPLGINIGEIKVSMTLTYWIDDALMALFFLMVGLEIKREMLIGELSTINKASFPLIAAVGGMAIPALIYVALNPSNPLGFGVPMATDIAFALGILMLLGKRVNPALKLFLVALAVVDDLGAVLVVATVYTSDIQSQYFIHAGIIYALIWLLNKRGVTNLLPYLLLGIALWVYIHAIGIHATIAGVLLAFAIPISSKIDEKEFINDTRQSVDEFEKNMDEVPVLNHHQIDALETIGYGYDKVQNPLVRLEHNLHGLSAFFIMPLFAFSNAGVLIDFSTVHANLPIVLGVVIGLVIGKPVGILGFTYLAHKFKIVKKPDTISWSEILAVGFIAGIGFTMSIFITHLAFVSEEVIAAVKLGVFAASFVAAVIGVILLLRVKRN; this is encoded by the coding sequence ATGATTCAACCATTGATTACTTTAGAAAAGTTTATCAATAAAGAAGCCCTAAGTGGAATCTTATTATTTGTTGCAACTGTTGCTGCTGTAATTGTTGCTAACTCAAGTCTTGGACAAGCATATTATGACTTATGGCACTTACCTCTTGGTATAAATATTGGAGAAATAAAAGTCTCAATGACACTGACATATTGGATTGATGATGCTTTAATGGCATTATTTTTCCTAATGGTTGGTTTAGAAATAAAAAGAGAGATGTTAATTGGAGAGCTTTCAACAATAAATAAAGCTTCTTTTCCATTAATTGCAGCAGTTGGTGGTATGGCAATCCCAGCACTAATATATGTAGCATTAAACCCTAGTAATCCTTTAGGATTTGGTGTTCCAATGGCAACAGATATTGCTTTTGCTCTTGGTATTTTAATGCTTTTAGGAAAAAGAGTTAATCCAGCATTAAAACTATTTTTAGTTGCTTTAGCAGTAGTTGATGATTTAGGTGCTGTTTTAGTTGTTGCAACTGTTTATACAAGTGATATTCAATCACAATACTTCATCCATGCAGGTATTATTTATGCACTTATTTGGCTTTTAAATAAAAGAGGTGTAACTAATCTTTTACCTTATCTTTTATTAGGTATTGCTCTTTGGGTTTATATTCATGCAATTGGTATTCACGCAACTATTGCTGGTGTTTTATTAGCTTTTGCTATTCCAATTAGTTCAAAGATTGATGAAAAAGAGTTTATCAATGATACAAGACAATCAGTAGATGAGTTTGAAAAAAATATGGATGAAGTTCCTGTTTTAAATCATCATCAAATTGATGCATTAGAAACTATTGGTTATGGATATGATAAAGTTCAAAATCCACTTGTAAGATTAGAGCATAACTTACATGGCTTATCAGCATTTTTTATTATGCCTTTATTCGCATTCTCAAATGCAGGGGTTTTAATTGACTTCTCAACGGTTCATGCAAACCTACCAATTGTTCTTGGTGTAGTAATTGGTCTTGTTATTGGTAAACCAGTTGGTATTTTAGGGTTCACTTATTTAGCGCACAAATTCAAAATTGTTAAGAAACCAGATACTATTTCTTGGAGTGAAATTTTAGCAGTTGGGTTTATTGCTGGTATTGGGTTTACGATGTCAATTTTTATTACTCATTTAGCCTTTGTTAGTGAAGAAGTAATTGCCGCAGTTAAACTTGGTGTATTTGCAGCTTCATTTGTTGCTGCTGTTATTGGTGTTATTTTACTACTTAGAGTTAAAAGAAATTAA
- a CDS encoding Fur family transcriptional regulator → MNIEKIANESNVKLTTARRAILEILINTKRPLCYEDIKDELKMDKATFYRNISIFEEQNIITSFESNDRKRYFEFQKSEHSHFICTACSKIECIHESPTFNLTGYKIDNIVIKGICPNCLQKGN, encoded by the coding sequence ATGAACATAGAAAAAATAGCTAACGAATCCAACGTAAAACTAACAACTGCTAGAAGAGCAATCTTAGAAATACTTATTAATACAAAGCGTCCTTTATGCTATGAGGACATAAAAGATGAACTAAAAATGGACAAAGCTACATTTTATAGAAATATTTCTATTTTTGAAGAACAAAACATCATTACTTCATTTGAATCAAATGATAGAAAAAGATATTTTGAATTTCAAAAAAGCGAGCATTCTCACTTTATTTGTACAGCCTGTTCAAAAATCGAGTGTATCCATGAAAGCCCTACATTTAATCTAACAGGGTATAAAATAGATAATATTGTTATAAAGGGTATTTGCCCAAATTGTTTACAAAAAGGAAATTAA
- a CDS encoding metal ABC transporter solute-binding protein, Zn/Mn family yields MKNILITFFAFTAILFSKEVTVSIVPQKFFVEKISGDKINVNVMVKPGASPATYEPKVSQMKKLANSEIYFAIGVPFENAWLEKFENANKDMKIVDTSEGIKKIEMAAHSHHDHDEHLAKHEENGNTQHDHEDEHAHHDHDGPEHNHAHHDHEDEHKDHDEHKEEKTDDHGHEHTGLDPHIWLEPTLVKNQAKIIYRELVKIDPENKEFYKKNLQTFLIELESLDAQLKSILKKYEHKAFMVFHPSWGYFAKKYHLEQIAIEIEGKEPKPSQLVELIEEAKKHDIKVVFVAPQFSKKGAKTISGTIKSNVVVIDPLAENWDKNLLKVANEIANSYK; encoded by the coding sequence ATGAAAAATATTCTTATAACTTTTTTTGCATTTACTGCAATTTTATTTTCTAAAGAGGTTACCGTAAGTATAGTGCCTCAAAAGTTTTTTGTTGAAAAAATATCTGGCGATAAAATAAATGTAAATGTTATGGTTAAGCCAGGAGCTTCTCCTGCAACGTATGAACCAAAAGTATCTCAAATGAAAAAGCTAGCAAATTCTGAAATCTATTTTGCAATTGGTGTTCCTTTTGAAAATGCTTGGTTAGAGAAGTTTGAAAATGCAAATAAAGATATGAAGATAGTTGATACTTCAGAAGGTATCAAAAAAATAGAAATGGCAGCTCATTCTCACCATGACCATGATGAGCATTTAGCTAAGCATGAAGAAAATGGGAATACTCAGCACGACCATGAAGATGAACACGCTCACCATGACCATGATGGACCAGAGCATAACCATGCACATCACGACCACGAAGATGAACATAAAGATCATGATGAACACAAAGAAGAGAAAACAGATGACCATGGACATGAGCATACTGGACTTGATCCTCATATTTGGTTAGAACCAACATTAGTTAAAAATCAAGCAAAGATTATTTATAGAGAATTAGTTAAAATTGATCCAGAGAACAAAGAGTTTTATAAAAAGAATTTACAAACATTTTTAATAGAATTAGAGTCTTTAGATGCTCAATTAAAATCTATTTTAAAAAAGTATGAACATAAAGCTTTCATGGTATTTCATCCATCTTGGGGATATTTTGCAAAGAAATATCACTTAGAGCAAATAGCTATTGAGATTGAAGGAAAAGAGCCAAAACCTTCTCAGTTAGTTGAGTTAATTGAAGAAGCAAAAAAACATGATATTAAAGTTGTATTTGTAGCTCCACAATTTTCAAAAAAAGGTGCTAAAACAATCTCAGGTACTATCAAATCAAATGTTGTTGTGATAGACCCATTAGCTGAAAACTGGGATAAAAACTTACTAAAAGTAGCAAATGAAATTGCAAACTCTTATAAGTAA